From one Lycium ferocissimum isolate CSIRO_LF1 chromosome 7, AGI_CSIRO_Lferr_CH_V1, whole genome shotgun sequence genomic stretch:
- the LOC132062221 gene encoding uncharacterized protein LOC132062221, translating to MEKIGNVDIRVKRYLEDAGRDKWSRLYSPVNRGWTMTSNIAECINGKLVAARELHIFDFLEEVRKMFSRWNCTNRKNGTYTFTTLMRRYQEMLSINEYKSMRMRVEASTEYVTQ from the exons ATGGAGAAGATCGGGAATGTTGATATTCGGGTAAAACGATACCTAGAAGATGCTGGAAGGGATAAATGGTCTAGGCTTTATTCACCTGTTAACAGAGGATGGACAATGACTTCGAATATAGCCGAATGTATTAATGGAAAACTGGTTGCTGCAAGAGAGTTACATatttttgatttccttgaagaagtgaggaagatGTTTAGTAGATGGAATTgcacaaatagaaaaaatggTACCTACACATTCACAACACTGATGAGGCGGTATCAAGAGATGTTGTCGATCAACGAGTACAAATCAATGCGAATGAGG GTTGAAGCGTCAACTGAATATGTTACACAGTGA
- the LOC132065145 gene encoding subtilisin-like protease SBT1.6, with amino-acid sequence MASLLILILFTTIPFLLPSSAEPALKTYIFRVDSFSKPAVFPTHYHWYSSEFTEPVNILHVYDNVFHGFSASLTPSQAASVLQHPSILATFEDHLRQLHTTRSPQFLGLRNQKGLWSESDYGSDVIVGVLDTGIWPERRSFSDLNLGPVPTRWKGVCETGDKFTAQNCNRKIIGARFFSKGHEAAPGFGTIGGGINDTVEFKSPRDADGHGTHTASTAAGRHAFRASMSGYASGIAKGVAPKARLAVYKVCWKNSGCFDSDILAAFDAAVSDGVDVISISIGGGDGISSPYYLDPIAIGAYGAVSRGVFVSSSAGNDGPNGMSVTNLAPWLTSVGAGTIDRNFPAEVILSDGRKLSGVSLYAGKPLNGKMYPIVYPGKSGVLSASLCMENSLDPHLVRGKIVICDRGSNPRVAKGMVVHKAGGVGMILANGASNGEGLVGDAHLIPTCAVGADEGDAIKSYIAKNPKASATINFHGTVIGVKPAPVVASFSGRGPNGLNPEILKPDLIAPGVNILAAWTDAVGPTGLDLDNRKAEFNILSGTSMACPHVSGAAALLKSAHPDWSPAAIRSAMMTTANLVDNRLHPMTDEATGKPATPYDYGAGHLNLDLALDPGLVYDLANEDYVSFLCAIEYGPKTIQVITKSPVNCPMRKPLPENLNYPSIAALFSTASRGVSSKTFFRTVTNVGDANAVYRVKIEAPKGVTVSVKPVKLVFTEKVRKLSYYVTITVDGKNLVLNDSGAVFGSLSWVDGKHVVRSPIVVTQMSPL; translated from the exons ATGGCTTCACTTCTCATACTAATTCTCTTCACTACAATACCCTTTTTATTGCCCAGTTCAGCTGAACCGGCACTTAAAACATACATATTCCGAGTCGACAGTTTCTCTAAACCAGCGGTTTTCCCAACTCATTACCACTGGTACAGCTCAGAGTTCACTGAACCGGTCAACATCCTTCATGTATACGACAACGTTTTTCATGGTTTCTCGGCTTCTTTAACTCCTTCTCAAGCTGCTTCAGTACTTCAACATCCTTCAATTCTTGCAACTTTTGAGGATCACCTGAGACAACTTCATACAACAAGGTCACCTCAGTTTCTTGGTTTAAGAAACCAGAAAGGTTTATGGTCGGAATCAGATTATGGTTCCGATGTAATTGTCGGTGTTTTAGATACTGGAATTTGGCCGGAACGAAGGAGCTTTTCGGATCTGAATTTGGGGCCCGTTCCGACCCGTTGGAAAGGAGTTTGCGAAACTGGAGATAAGTTCACTGCCCAAAATTGCAATAGGAAGATTATTGGTGCTCGGTTTTTCTCTAAAGGACATGAAGCCGCACCTGGATTTGGTACTATTGGTGGTGGAATTAATGATACCGTTGAGTTTAAATCGCCTAGAGATGCTGATGGACATGGGACCCACACGGCGTCTACAGCTGCTGGAAGACATGCTTTTCGAGCTAGCATGTCTGGTTATGCGTCAG GTATTGCTAAAGGTGTTGCTCCTAAAGCTCGATTAGCTGTTTATAAAGTTTGCTGGAAAAATTCTGGTTGTTTCGATTCCGATATCCTTGCTGCTTTTGATGCTGCTGTTTCCGATGGCGTTGATGTAATTTCAATCTCAATTGGGGGTGGTGATGGAATTTCGTCACCTTACTATCTCGATCCAATTGCTATCGGAGCTTATGGAGCTGTTTCTAGAGGGGTATTTGTATCTTCATCAGCTGGAAATGATGGTCCAAATGGAATGTCAGTTACCAACTTGGCGCCTTGGTTGACTTCTGTTGGAGCTGGCACAATCGACAGGAATTTCCCCGCTGAAGTAATTCTCAGCGATGGAAGGAAGCTTTCTGGCGTATCATTATATGCCGGAAAGCCACTGAATGGGAAAATGTATCCCATAGTGTACCCTGGGAAATCAGGTGTACTGTCTGCTTCGCTTTGTATGGAAAATTCACTTGATCCTCATTTAGTTAGAGGTAAAATTGTGATCTGCGATCGCGGTAGTAACCCACGTGTTGCGAAGGGAATGGTTGTTCATAAAGCTGGGGGTGTTGGGATGATCCTTGCTAATGGTGCATCAAATGGTGAAGGTCTTGTTGGTGATGCTCATTTGATACCAACTTGTGCTGTTGGTGCTGATGAAGGTGATGCAATTAAGTCGTATATAGCGAAGAATCCAAAAGCATCGGCAACAATCAATTTCCACGGGACTGTAATTGGAGTGAAACCGGCTCCAGTTGTGGCATCATTTTCCGGTAGAGGACCAAATGGTCTCAACCCAGAAATTCTAAAGCCTGACCTTATAGCTCCTGGAGTTAACATTTTAGCTGCATGGACTGATGCTGTTGGTCCAACTGGTCTTGATTTGGACAATCGAAAAGCAGAATTCAATATACTTTCAG GCACTTCAATGGCTTGCCCTCATGTAAGTGGTGCAGCGGCCTTGTTAAAATCTGCTCACCCTGATTGGAGTCCAGCAGCAATAAGATCTGCAATGATGACCACAGCTAACCTTGTCGACAACAGATTACACCCAATGACCGATGAAGCCACCGGAAAACCAGCTACGCCATACGATTATGGTGCAGGACACTTAAACCTGGATCTCGCATTAGATCCAGGGCTAGTATACGATTTAGCAAACGAAGACTACGTAAGCTTCTTATGTGCTATCGAATACGGTCCAAAGACAATTCAGGTGATCACTAAATCACCAGTAAATTGTCCGATGAGGAAGCCATTGCCTGAGAATTTGAACTACCCATCAATAGCAGCATTGTTTTCAACCGCATCACGAGGGGTTTCAAGCAAGACATTTTTCAGGACAGTGACGAATGTGGGCGATGCGAATGCAGTGTACAGAGTGAAAATTGAGGCACCGAAAGGGGTGACTGTAAGTGTAAAGCCGGTGAAATTGGTGTTCACGGAGAAGGTGAGGAAATTGAGTTACTACGTGACTATAACGGTCGACGGTAAGAATTTGGTCTTGAATGATTCAGGTGCAGTTTTCGGGTCACTTTCTTGGGTTGATGGAAAGCATGTGGTTCGGAGCCCCATTGTAGTAACCCAAATGAGTCCATTGTAA